AATAGAACCAGAGCCAGGTCACCTCTAGCTCGACATATGACCAGAACTGGACGCCATCTGGCGCTGTTGAGAGTCCGGGGAGCAGCTCCGCATTTCGGCTGGTCTTGAACACGCGGCAATCACCTAATGAGAATTGTGTTTGATTGGTGCACAATATATTTTGTAGTCATATATTGTTCAATCGCGCTTCATCTTTCCATTTTGCGGAGCAGCAAAATGGAAGTCCGGGATTCGTTCGGGAAAGCGTTGAGATTCGTGCGGCACCGTAGGGGGCTGGCGCAGGAAGATTTCTCGCTCGTTAGCAGCCGTACCTTCGTCAGCATGCTGGAGCGCGGGGCAACGAGCCCGACTCTCGAAAAGCTCGATAGCCTCTGCACGGTGCTCGACACTCATCCGGTCACCCTCTTGGCCCTGACCTACTTGCTTGGATCCGAAGCTCCTGAAAGTTTTGAGCAGCTCCTGGAGAAGGTTGGTGAGGAGTTGAGAGCTCTAGTCGAACCTGACTGATTACTCAGCGAGGCTGTGTGAGGGACCGGTTCCGTGGCCGCACAGTGAGTGTTGACCTTGCTGTCCCTCTGTGCCCTGTGGCTGGCCTGGAGGTCCCGTTTTTGGCAGGGCTTATAGTTTTTGTGGGCGTCAGAAAATATGTGGATTCTGACTTTTTGGGGCTCATATGTCCGTCGCACAAGCTATTTTAAATCGAGTCAAGCACATGCCAAAGGGGAGGCCCTTTGCCGGCGCGGTGTTCGCGCAGATCGGTTCCCGTGCGTCGATTGATAAAGCGCTTTCTAGGCTGGTGCAATCAGGCACGCTGGAGCGAGTAGCTCGCGGTGTCTACATGCGCCCCAAAATGAGCAAGTACACCGGCAGGGTGGTGCGCCCGAGTCCGCTGGCTGTCATGGAGGTCATCACGAAGGCGAGCGGCGAGACGATCCAGATACACGGCGCGGAGGCTGTTCGGAGGTTGGGCCTCAGCACACAGATGCAGGTGTTGCCGACCTTTTACACCAGCGGATCTACTCGCGAGATCAAGGTTGGCAATGCGGTGGTTCGCCTCCGCCACGTATCCAAGGATCGCTTGCAGCACGCCGGCACGACGGTAGGTGTGGCGCTTACTGCTCTCTACTACATCGGGAAAGAAGGGCTGTCGGGTTCTACCCCATTTCCACGGACGGTTTGAAAAGGGCTGAAAACTTCAGATCTTGCCGGGCGACTCTACGACGCATTCGTGGGTTATGAAACCGCTCGATGTAGTCGAATAAATCCGCCCGTGCTTCATCACGAGTTCGATACGACTGATGGGCAACGCGCTCCCGTTTGAGCTGACCGAAGAAGCCTTCGCAGGCAGCGTTGTCGCCGCAATGCCCGACTGCACTCATGCTGCAGACCAGCGTGTTGCGATTCAGAAAGCGCTGGTAGTCAGCACTGGTGAATTGGCTGCCGCGATCCGAATGCAGGATCACTGACCAGTCACCCTGGCGCTGCCAGATCGCCATCTCCACCGCTCGAATCACCATCTGCCGATCCTGACGGTGATGCATCGACCAACCGATCACCAGCTTGCTGTACAAGTCGAGCACCACGCATAGGAAGAGTTTGCCTTCCAGTGTGGCTATTTCCGTGATGTCCGTGACCCACTTGCGCTCCGGTTCCTGCGCAGTGAAATCGCGCTCCAGCAGGTTTTTCACGCCTGCTGGACGCCCGCTGGCGACTCTTCCAAAGCCACGCCTCTTGCGGCGTGGCCAACCTTGAATTCGCTCAGCCGCCATCAGGCGAGCAACGCGGTTCAGGCTGACGGTTTCGCCCTCGTCGAGCAGATCCTCGTGCATCCGGGGCGC
This DNA window, taken from Pseudomonas sp. FeN3W, encodes the following:
- a CDS encoding IS3 family transposase (programmed frameshift), producing the protein MKRKKYSPEFKREAIELVRRSGASCRQVALEIGVAPNLLTRWVREAQPGTEKAFPGTGSPRDEELARLKRELARVTKERDFLKRRGSVLCQGIIERYTVIQRCRNEYPVRLMCRCLKVSASGYYAWQDRDPSPRTQENARLVRRIREIHEDSRGVIGAPRMHEDLLDEGETVSLNRVARLMAAERIQGWPRRKRRGFGRVASGRPAGVKNLLERDFTAQEPERKWVTDITEIATLEGKLFLCVVLDLYSKLVIGWSMHHRQDRQMVIRAVEMAIWQRQGDWSVILHSDRGSQFTSADYQRFLNRNTLVCSMSAVGHCGDNAACEGFFGQLKRERVAHQSYRTRDEARADLFDYIERFHNPRMRRRVARQDLKFSALFKPSVEMG
- a CDS encoding helix-turn-helix transcriptional regulator, with protein sequence MEVRDSFGKALRFVRHRRGLAQEDFSLVSSRTFVSMLERGATSPTLEKLDSLCTVLDTHPVTLLALTYLLGSEAPESFEQLLEKVGEELRALVEPD
- a CDS encoding DUF6088 family protein, yielding MSVAQAILNRVKHMPKGRPFAGAVFAQIGSRASIDKALSRLVQSGTLERVARGVYMRPKMSKYTGRVVRPSPLAVMEVITKASGETIQIHGAEAVRRLGLSTQMQVLPTFYTSGSTREIKVGNAVVRLRHVSKDRLQHAGTTVGVALTALYYIGKEGLSGSTPFPRTV